tGTCTCAAAACGTTTGACAGGAGATGTAAGTCAAGTCTGACTTTAGAAAATTTCTGAGCTTCACTTATGATCAGGGTTTAAGGTGTGTACCCGTGAGCAGGATTTATGGCACTACTAGTCTCGCAGCAAAAGCGATGTGGGAACTTGTGGGTATTGTGAATTTATTGTGAACATGCAGGAGGGAATCTTTAAAATGTGGTCCTTTTTATTCAATTACACGATTTGAAAAATGgtgtaaataaaattatttatagTAGCAGTGTTACCTCTGAATCCCAGCTGGCACTGACAGGTGTACCCATTATGTTGGTCCACACAGGTGCCACCATTTTGGCACGGACTTGGCTGGCATTCATCCTTTTCCTGCTCACAGTGCTGTCCTATCCAGCCAGCTTCACACTCACAACGGTACcttaacacaaagaaaacaaaagcaaaggtTAAATATGTGACTTCAGCCACATTGTAATATCAGAGAGCCATACTTCTGCTTTTTCTAGCATCAATTCCATCACCTCAATAATAGCCACAATTTGAATagctatatataaatatttaggctGATGTCACAGTATATTGTTGAACAACAGCAAGTGTGGAAAAGAAGGAAGTGTGGAAGAAATTTTCCACTGGTTGCCTCTGTATATATAGCTGCAGTAAACGGAAACActactaaaataaaacagtagGAAAACTAATTTTGTGTTGGCTCAGAGGCTGCTTTAACTCATAGGTCCCTAAAAGCCCCACAAATGCTAGAAAATTATTGGCCTACACTCAAGTActtgataaaaaagaaaacatatgaaTATCAGAACATCAAACACACTTCTGCGCAAACAGCACAAGCTGAACATACCCGTGCTGCTGTTCAATACATTCTCCGTGCACACAAGGCTGGGTAGCACAGTGGTCAGTCCCAGAGAGGCACAGAGGGCCGTGGGTGTTTGGTGGACACCGGCAGTGAAACCCGTTGACCTTATCCTCGCAGATTCCGCCGCTCATACACGGGTTTGAGCTGCACTCATTGATCTCCACATCACATTTATCTCCTAGCAGAGAGAAGTTCAAAGGAAATTAGTAGTAGTTGAAACACATACTTGATTACTACATTCATTAGGTTGCAGTATTAATAATATTGAGCAATTTTAGCTTGATTCATTTCAACCTTTCATTCTAGCAAAAACATACCTGTATATCCAGGGTTGCACTTGCATTCGTACTCGTTGATGCCGTCTTTGCACACTCCATACTTACAAGGGTTGCTGACACAGTCATCCTCATTGATCTCACAGTTTACACctgagaaaaaatacaaagacaaacttaTATAGGCTTTATCATTTTATCAGAATATATAATGTTTACTGACACTTAAAAGtagcacaataaaaacatcctgCTGCattcagaatgacagaaatcagaatTTCGTTGTATAATTTGAGGGAAACCAGATTGAGTTAGAAAATGCAAATTCCCCACCAGGGGGAGTCAGACTCCAAATAAATGGAATTTAGCAAGAATTAagaaaatgtgaccaaaaaccgaCATGGACCATCATTCCAGCAAAGAAATGCTACAAGAATGACATCAGTGATAAACATTAGAGAGTAATTAttaaaagtgagaaaatgagagaaactgaggagaaacagaaagaaagaaaactaaaattaaaaaaaaatgcacattaaggGAAAGGGAAGTGAGGGCATGAAACCTGAAAATGAAACCTGACAGCGTGACCTGACACCAGTTTTGGTGAAGTGAGTACAGTACAGACTTCAGTACCAGGCCTCAGGGTGGTACAACGTACTAAAGTAAGCTTACTAATTCACAGAGTAAGACTGGTTGCTATCATACGACCCAGACTTGGGACTGTGACACGCACATGCAGTGTGTTTGACTTTACAATACATCGAAAACTACACAGGAAGCTCGATATGTAATGATTAAAGAGATTACAATCAATTTAAGCTCTTCTCTCAACGCTAAACCTTCAGAGCCCGCAAGAATACATCATAGGAGAAATGTCTGCAGGATCATAGCTCAACAGACTCCTATTTCAAAGAGCATTTGAATTATGCAGAAATGTTCTTTGAAATAAGAGTCTGTTGAGCTCTTCAATATGTAAGTAACAATATGTTGCGCAACGAAGCAAAGAGGAACTTGAACCAAAGCAATCTGTTTTGTGTTGCTAGTTCACTAAGAATGGTTACTATAACAACCACGTGCCACTGATAGGCAGATGTGAGACTAATGAGAGCCAATGAACTATTGTGATGATTAcatttagaaatctgcattccTATGTGTGGTGTGTTTTTCAGGGTAACCTTCTGTAGATTTTTTCAATGAATCATTCGGCTTCCAAACACCCAATCACAGATGTTGACCAAGtgcttttatcatttctgttCCACATATCACTTACCACCTTTTCTTTAAAGAATAAAGTAGATTTAACTCGTCTTACTATGCAGGCTTTTTTGAGAACTTTCTGTGTTGTAGAAAGTACCCACCTAAGGTTCCCGGAGGGCAGTTGCACTGGTAGGCATTAACCAAGTCAATACAGCGTCCTCGGTTCTGACATGGGTTGCTGTGGCACTCCTGGACCTGGATGTTACAGATGGACCCTGTGTATCCTGGATTGCACTCGCAGGAGAAGGTGGCAATGCCATCCTTACACACACCATGGTGGCACGGTGCTGGCACACAGTCATTGATGTTCTCCTCACAAAGCAGACCAGTGAAGCCTGAGGAGGAAGTTTCTTGTTAGAATAATAACCCAAGCCAATACGTCACACATCAAGTAACAATTTCTGATTTTTTCCAGGGTCAAACGTTGAGTTCAGTGTAATTCCCCATTACCTTCAGCACATTCACAGTCATATCCGTTGGGTCGGTCAATACACTTGGCGCCATTTAAACAGGGTGTGCTGGAACACTCGTCTATGTCTATTTGGCACGTTTCACCGCTGAAGCCTGAAAACAAAGAGCACAGAACAGTGTGATGAACATACTAACACACCAATACAGTACATATATAAACAGTTTTTAGAAAGTTTCCTTATTGACTCTGAGTCAGATGAAATCAGAGAGGAAAATGCATGAACATCGCTGCATGTGTACCAACCTGCTGGACACTCGCAGACGAAGCGGCTGACCTGGTCCAGACAATTGCCCTGGTTCAGACACGGGGAGCTGATACACTCATTCACTTCAATCTCACAGTGAGTCCCCTCAAATCCtgcaaaaatgcagaaacacaacGTTGTATTTAGGAACAAAGCAGCAACAAATGCTAATGATACAAAGTTAAGTCATGGGTTAATGATACTAATTTTTCATGAACTAATGCTACTGGCTTGAAGGAACACTTGTCTGTTAAAATGAAGTAGAATTTAAGATAATTCATCATTTCTCAGGAAACATACCAGGCATGCAAATGCAAGTGTAGTCTCCAATACGATCCAGACAAGTGCCATCGTTCTGGCAGGGGTTTGAAGCACATTCGTTGACATCTTGCTCACAGCGTGGGCCAGCATAACCCCTAACACAGTTGCAGGTGAAGGAGCCATCAGTGTTTACACACTGACCACCATGCTCACATGGGTTGGTACCTGATGATAAAGGGTAAAGAGACATGTTTGGAAGGACAGAACAGGTGTCTAGCAGAGGTTTACAAATGTACGCATGTCTCTGTCTTACCAATGCTGCATTCGTCTCTGTCAGTGTTGCAGGTGTTTCCGACATATCCAGGTGGACAGTTGCAGTTGAACATGCCACTAATGGGGTTGGTGTCACACTGAGCGCCCTCTCTGCAGGGGTTACTGATGCAGGCGTCATCTCTATGGCAGAGCAAACCTGAGAGAAACACCGTGTTTACAGGAATGAGTAAAAAAGGTCTTCAGCAATTAGAAAAAATAATAGGTAATGCAAACAATCCTCATCTGTGTTGAAAACATACCCCTAAAAGAATCCTAAACACAGGATTATACCCacatcagacaaaaacaaacacagaggcaCAGTTTGAAGGCGAGGCTTAATTCAAAGCCAAAAATATGCCACTAATTTTGTAACTGGTGTATTTGACTGTTTAACAATGATGGCATTCAGTGTTGTTTCCTTGAggataaatctaaaaaaaaaaacaaaacactgaagctaCTTGCGTAGAAAAGCATAAATGCTGATTAGACTTGTTCCACAAAATGCAGATTCATTATCAGATCTTTCTATTTCTATTCATCATATTTCACAATCTGAGAGGAAGTATGGAACTTTGACAGAATCAAAACTTTTCTGTTCAGTCTctcatcacagcagcagcagcagcagcagttactCATCTCATGTATTTTAGGGTTTTGGTGTATAAATACGAGTGTGGTTTCTCACTGCTAACCCACCTGTCTTTCCATGGGGGCAGAGGCAGATAAAAGACGCAACACGGTCGATGCACGTGGAGCCTGGGCTGCATGCAGCTGTAGCACAGTCATCAATGTTTTCAGAGCAGTCGGGTCCACTCCaaccattaacacacacacaaacgtagGTCCCAAATAGGTTGCTGCATGTGCCTCCATTTTGGCAAGTATTAGGCTGCAGCCGACACTCGTCCACATCCTCTGTACAGTGCTGACCTGTGTAGGGGGAAGACAGGTGAACACGAAGAGGAAAACAATTTTAACAGGTTCATGCTTTGTGTAGCAACATAAATTTAATAGCTTAATGGATTTCTGGTCGAGAAACAGAACTAGTAATCTATTTTCAGATGCTGACCGTCTTGTGTagcaagttgttgttttttcctaaCATAGAAAATATGTAGTAGAACAATATAATTAATTGACCATTTTTAAATATCTTTCTTTAGCATCTTGGAACACTGCTACATAAACTCAGACAGTCCCAAGGAAGTTGATGTATGCATGTTTGCTTTGTAAATAGAAAGCCTGCTTCACTATACAAGTGTGTTAGCAGTGACACGCCTTGCGTGAGTGCAAGCCTCAgtaacatggaaaaaaaactatcGGATATGGCTAGAATGTCTAGAGTATTAAAAACAGATAGACTGCTGTGGATGTCACAGAACCTTTTCTTTAAGACATCAGGCACATGAAACAATCTTTTTAAGACTGCTCCTAGCTTCTAGCATAACACATAAAATGTTTCTAAGAATACACCGTTTTCATTGCCTTGTGATCTCCAGCCACAAATCACCTCCAGATTAACAAGGAAACTCCTTACATTTGCATAGATTCTATGCTGGTCAAATTAGTATAAtagccatagactgtatataaagatggacgtagcatctggctccaaaattgaagccaacccggaagtgtcaaaaacttgcaatatcccgctgtccgctagggttggctccaaaaagctttttctccatagaccccaattcatttttggaaaaaataaaatttgatagactgattttctacagctcaggatttttttcccgttagttttcatggtcaaaatgagagatcaggtggccgatcttaaaataaatcaatgctgaattttaaataaatcgttaaagttggcggagccagggggcgtggctatacttgatagacagcaacagaagcctctgcagtaaaacgtgggcgggataagagagttctcagccaatccagcccctagttgctctccggtccagtctgtttgatgacgctttttacgtcactggctccaaaaaatccaaaacggcgaccaggaagtagcaaaatccaggcttcattttctcgccgttgaaaccaacgggtgacgtcacggttagttgaCGCCTGATAATAGCGTACACATGAACAAATCCCTTACCAGTCCACTCTGGAGGGCACTGACAGTTGTAAGTGTTGACTCCATCCATACAGGTTCCTCCATTGGCACACTGATGATCTGGACAGTCGTCGATGTTGTTCTCACAGTTAGTTCCATTGAAACCTGGCATCAAATACAAAgtcatttatttgattatttgctGTGTTAAATATGTTTCCTTTTGGGAAAGATATTCTATCAGATAGGCTTTAGTATTAAGTATTACAACATGTCCTGGTAGTGTATAAACAGCAGCTGTGTCCATGTTTGTTGTGTCTACTGACCGTAGCAGACTGACTGCACAGTGTCTAATGCAACACAGTCGACAGGATCAGGCTGTTTGCACCTCAAACAACATATTGCAACAATTCAGAAACTCACAGCTACAattatttatatgtaaatacTAGTTACAGAATCAATCTTTTCCTTCTCCTATACTCAGTTTCCTAAACTGTGTCTCTCTAGCATTCTGAATTTCATCATGCTACCTGGAAGACAGTGGCATGAGTAGCTGGTTTCAGAGCTCTGGTGGCAGGTGCCTCCATTTAGACATGGTGAAGGTGAACAAGGGATGTAGGAGCTTTCGCAGTGTTGGCCCGTAAATCCCGTGGCACAGATACACCTGCAACAATGGTAGAGTTCATTTCATCAGTGTTATTTCTTTCAATCTTGGCAGAAACCATTTGAcaattcttaaagaaaacacctCTATTCCTTTGCAGAAGTCTTCCAGAAAATACTGTATATCGAGGtatttttcacatttggttATTGCAAAATAGATTCTCACTTGTAAGAGCCAGGGGTGTTGACGCATACGCCCTCATTCTGGCATAGGAAGGGTGTGTCTTCACATTCATTTGTATCATTAAGGCAGCGTGGACCTTTGTAGCCGGGAGGACAGAAACACATGTAGCTACTACCAGACGGAGAGCTGCACCTTCCACCGTTGGCACAGGGACTAGAGAGACAGCTGTCCTCATACTCACACCGTGGTCCTggaaagaggaaggagagggaAACAGCAGCGCATTAAAGCATTAGCTATACTCTGTACCATTTGAAAACGTGACCACTTCTGGAGAATTTTGGCTTATACAAGCTTATATACAAGCAGAAAATCTTATATATTATGGCTTATATACAAGCAGAAAAGCAATATGCAATCAAAAAACATGTTCCCCATTTGGTCCTTTGTCACTAACATCCAGCAATTGACTGTACTTTCATATTGTCTCATTATCATTACAAGAAATCGCTGGTCTACGATTTGATGGGGTAGATATACTAACTCTTTCTGTCTTCACTAATTTTAAATTACAATAACGCTGATTTCACACTGCTGCGGCTGTCAGTAACCAGTACTTCGTTTCATTTGaatataattatatataaatGAGGATTTGGCTGCAATAAATCAAAGTATGTAAAGACAAAGTGTCACTGACTGAAGTTAGAACAACAAGGCCTTCGTCCTCTCAGTGTGTCTCTCTCACCAATTAGGCTCCACATGTGAAAAGTCTGTACATGTGGGAAGACAAAGCCAGCTACATTTTACATCTAGAACTCAGTACATTTACTTTAACTGGCAGTTATTACAGGCATACAGCGTGTACATACACATGTAGTGCTGGGGTCACGCAGGGCTCAGGGACTAGGTggacacacaccaacacacaataTGATGCAGCCGGTTGTATGGACATTGGGTGTGCAAGGCAAAGCTTTGGTAAGTAAATATATGGAGAATAGAGATCGACGGCACAGTGCACATCAGGAATATGTGATGAAAAAGAAGTTGCAAAGGGATTGCTTCAAATTAAGAAGCAGAATCACTTGCGGATTGACACTAATTGTTCTTGAATACTGCAAGAAAAACTATTAGCATCTATTCCCTCAGTTGCTGATAACTAGGCACAAGCCTAGTTGTGACAACACTGTCACATTCAAGGGAAAGTTGCTTAAGTTCAAGGTAATTTTGCTGTATGAAAAGTTTAGAAAACCAGGAAGACACTTGTCCCTTGCCTCATGGCCTAActtctacattttttaaaactctgtACAGTTTTGAGACGCTCTGCCAACACACAAACgagatgagaaaaaagaaaaaagttatcctcagtagaaataataaaaagataTTCAGTTGGCTGATGGTGTTAGTTTTCAATAACCTGCTTGAAAGCTCCAGTGGCAAAACCATTTtgtaaaaacaatcaaaacaccACAGTCAGATTATCTGCATACAGGATAGTTAAAAATCTATCAGCACTCTGGTGATAAAAGTCAGATATCAGTACTCTCACTCAGAGAGGTAATTGAACAGTATCTCACCTGTCCATCCTCTGGCACATTCACACTCGTATTTGACAAGGGAGAGCAGGGTGCAGACACCTCGGTTGGCACAGGGGTTGTTCGGGTAACATGTGGAGTTCTGGGGTGTTTGGCAATGTTGTCCGGTGAAGCCAAGAGGGCAGGTGCAGATGGCGCTGCCTGGCACAGGTACACCAGCAGACATGGACACAGAGCAGTTGCCTCCATTCAGGCAGTAACCAGGTTGACAAGGGTCCTTATGGTGGCAGTACTCACCCAGGAAGCCTGGCGCACACCTGGATACACACaaagtaaaacacagaaatgatgaaGCAGGCAAATGCACTTGGGATTTAAAGCTATTCATACCTTGATGCggacaaaacaacagagagatGAGCTGAAAAAGTAgacaaatatgtgtgtgtggttgacagcgatgcaaacaaacaaaacaaaagagtgaGTTTCAGTCAGGTGGATGTCGTGTACCACATCAGACAACTGCCACCGAGAGCATTGATGGAGTGTTGAGAGTGCACAGGAGTCCTGTAGTACACACTCGCACATCaaagaaacaaatgaacaaGCACAAGCAAACACTACGATCTAATACGCAGTCACTGATGTATAGTGATCTAAACAACAGTACGCGGGGAACCACATCCCTAAGTAGGAGTATTAGCAAAATGTGTGGTTGTGCATCAAGAAAAAGTGGCTGTTCAATTACTTCAAACATCAAAGGTCTGATAGACTGCATTTATTATCTACACATGTACGTATGCACACACGCTTTTATGCATAAACATAATATACCCACACACATGATTCCAACTCTTGCACAACGTACACTGCACTTTGGTTTTATAGTTTCTTTACTCATTGTTTCTGACTATAATATTCTTCTATGTTTAAGGAATGTTTACATCATGTCTTGCTATTGCACAGCTTTGTGAAAAAGTCACTTTGATTTTAACTGCATGTACTGTGAGAGCATGTGAAATAAAATCTCTTGAACCTCTTATTCAGTGCCTCTATCGCAAGAGAGATGTAATCGTCTCTAGTCCAAGGCCACATGCTCACCCGTGCACACAGAGATTCACATGACCATGAGCTTCTTCACAGAATTAGGGGGTTTGTGCCTTGCTCAAGAACCTTTTGACATGCTGTTGGGATGAGAAAATTGACCCGCTAACCCAAAGATTACAAAAGGAAGAACTCTGAACCCAGAGTTGTAGCCCTATATACCCTGCTAAGAGAAAAGGCAGAAGCTGGGTTTAGTGGACGGGTTAAACTGGGGTCACTGCTGACAAAGGAGAAGTTCAGAAGCAGAAGGATGTGAGGTGCAGCTATCTGGAAGTTGTTGACTGAACCTTGGCAGAAAACTAAAGTAGAACGCAGTAGCAATAATTATGGCTCAGTAAGAGATGAACAATATTGTGGCTAACAGATAAATCTTGTTGACATCTACCCAACTGTGTCCAAAGTAtaagaaagaagaaatgaaaactgAATGGTGTATGACTTTAAGAAAAGCAACGCTAACATGTCAGTTAATGTGTATGACCGCATTTGGTCTACATattgtgcgtatgtgtgtgcctGTTTTTTCTCTGCATATTCATCACCCGcttttttcaatttcattttttctttttgtgattcAGCTGTATGCCGAGCGGCGATGAGAAAAATTACAGTATTACGCAACACGTCCACCAGGGATTAGCAGAGACGCACAATGCTCCATTCGTCACTTTTAACACTCCGTTTTTTTCTCAGTCCATCCCACTTTCACTCACCACTTCTCTGACTGACAGTATTTGGTCAGAGGTGTTATTCTGTTACTGAGCAAAAACAATATTAGACAGGTAATTTCCTGTGCATGTTATTTTATTctgaagtctgtgtgtgtgtgcggcaCATGGCTGACACGCTGTCTGGGGACTGTGGGCGACAGAGCGGACTGCTGCCTCTTACAGAGGCCTCTAAACCAGCCTCCCTAGAGGGGCTCAGGTAACACAAAAAGAGAGGAGAGATAGATCACAGTGCCCAACTCACCACACACTCACAGGCAAATTAATACCCTCTTTCATAACAATTCAAATGAAAAAGAGTGAATAATTAACTTACAGGCAGAGCTGTATTATGTAAAAACATTAAAGGACAAATGAGAGATCGGTGTTGTAACCCATATAACTTTTAGATGAGACAGTGTAGATGGGAATTAGTTGAAATTCAgtctaatgttttctgactcaTTTATTACAGGCACCACTCCACCCCGAAGCAGCTTGAAGATATTAGGCCTTTGAGCATGGGGAAAGTGGGAAAGTCGCGAATCATGCCAGGAGAAGTCTCACAGATCAATCACATTTGTAAAACTTCTGCTGATACGTGTGAGTCatccagtgtgttttttttcaaagactGCCGACATCGGAGAACAAATTCCCACTCTAACACATGCACTGCATATTAAATATGCTGACATGTACacataacaataaaaaacactaaCTGAAAACATATTGAGCAACATGTTCaatgtttttatagttttcaaTTTGTTTAGACTGGGTGTGTGTAGATTAAATACCATCAACAATTTAGCTTATCCTACTACTGTTGCCAAAACTCACATATGATCTTATTCTTCTGTGTCATAGATGATAGAATTGTTGACCAAAAATTATAAAATCCATATCAGTGAGCCAACAGTCACATTCAGTATCATGTTCCTTCATTATGATGACACTTGGGTAGTGCAGCTTATACTGAGGTCAACAGGTGCGTTATTTATTCTAGTAGAAAAAAGTATTATGAAAGTAAAACCGTTGGGAAACTACTCAGCTGGTTTTTGAAGTTAAAGTACATATTTGTTGACCAAAAGGAATCAATGCAAGGGACACTGTGTAGTACTGAGAGCCAGAGCAGCACAACGttgggtttgtttttaaagtaaacATTTGTAGAATATAATCACCAAAGGCATCTGTTAAATGTCTTACGTGGTTTTTAGcgatatctttaaaaaatcttgTATTTGCACATACTGATTGTGTTGGTAAACAGATCAACTGAAGTGATGCTAAATCTTCAAAGAAAAGACAGACTTGATGCATCTTCACCTCAGATTAGACATGGCCGCCCTCCCTCTCCCCCGTCTCCATTCCTGTATCAGCATGTCTGCAGTGCAACCCCTTACACACCCCAAAACACATGcctatacacaaacacacacagacataaatacacaaacagaGTAGATGTCCTTCCCGGCTCTGACTCCCCActctaaacacaaacacagcttgGTCATGATATCACAACAAGGCGGCCGTCCTGGGAATTAGGACTGCTCTTTTTTCTCCCAGACAACCTCTCCGCCCTCCTCTGTGAGAGTAATGACACGGCCCTCTGCCCTGTGACATACATCACATTAGCAGGCtgtcacacaaagaacaccgtGTCCAGGTTAATACCAGGTTTCTGTTCCACTGGGaacattttacatatttcacTGTAAAGAAGTATGGGGAATATGAGACGCAAGTTCAAGGTAAAGTATCATCACCTAATGAGAGATGAGAAACTCAAAGAGTATGCTTTGATATAGACTTTAGCtcaaaatatggatatttttaggtAGAGATTATTTTTGGGCATTACTGTCAAtacagaggagagagaaggcATTTGTGCCCATACTAATCTGTCATCAAGTTGctcaaattttctttaaaacatctATTTTTAGAACTTATTTTGCTGAAAATAAAGCTACTTATTTCCTGCTCTACCTATCACAGAGGTCTCTTTGAACTGAACAACGCCCTTAAAGTATTATTTGCTTCTTTGAGACTTTAGTGAATATTCCAAAGTGCTGACAGCACAGATGCATGGTAAGTTCTATTAATTTCAATCGCTGCTATCTAACCAGTGTTGACAGAACCAAATGCAATGGCGTCAGGAAACGATACCCTGTCCTTCAGGTTTCACTACCAGATAGAGAGTTCATTATTAGCCCCTGGCTCTATCATTTGTGCCTGAGGCAAACAGACAAGGCCGTGCATGATTCACATTACTGCCAGGGAGTGGTGTCTCACAGAAGAAGGGATAATCCAACATACTGACACATTCGTCTGTTGCAAAAAACAACGCAGGAAGCAGCACAATTCTTCTGACAATTTTTTTACACACAATACAGAATAAAGGCAAGAATTTGCACGTAAATTAATTCACACAGACACCTATGCACACACAGTAAGCTCTACTTTCATTAACAACACAACGGAGAGGGATTTTGCAGCCAAACTCATCTATGGGATTCTTTGTTTTGCACCATgaggacttttttttcctcccctttcCTCCATCCTTCTCTTACTGCCTACATTTTCCTGCAgcctctctttccctctctttctcactcCTCCACCTCTCATTTCTAACGCACTCTCGAGGTGTCAGGTTTCTACAGCTGGTTCACATTAGCGCCCCCATCCCATGCGCACCCCTTCCTCGCTCTCTGTCTGCACTCCTGTTCTCCTTCGCtctcgtcttcctcctcctcctctacctcATGCTGACCTCTGCCTATCCTGGCAGGCTGTGGGGGCTTTAGTGAGCTGGGAGGGGTGGGTTGATTCACATTAACTCATGTAAATCATTCCTAATTCCTTTGTCCCAAAATCCACAACTGATTCTCCTTTCTTTTGTGCTAACTCTCCATTCTACCGCTCCACCTTCAACTACAAACCTGCAaccccaccacctcctcctcctcctcctcctcctctcccagcCACTATTCCAGTCTCAGCGCCGCTTATTAACTCCATCATGCTCTCCCCCTACGGccatcacagaaaaacagcgTGAGAGAGTAAGAGGGAGAGCATAAACCTGCTCACATTTCAATCCCCGGATCATTCCCTGGCTTGGCTAGAGCATAGGTGGCCTATTTACTGCACCGTAttcctgtgtgtgcatgcatggacGTCACAAGATAAGTGCAGAAGACGTTGCTGGCTGTGTTGCTGCTTCTGTGCAA
This region of Acanthochromis polyacanthus isolate Apoly-LR-REF ecotype Palm Island chromosome 4, KAUST_Apoly_ChrSc, whole genome shotgun sequence genomic DNA includes:
- the notch2 gene encoding neurogenic locus notch homolog protein 2 isoform X2, producing MEQIPGFSSGISLVLVFCFIQLSLALQCMDDKAPCVNNATCLTLSNGTEYCRCAPGFLGEYCHHKDPCQPGYCLNGGNCSVSMSAGVPVPGSAICTCPLGFTGQHCQTPQNSTCYPNNPCANRGVCTLLSLVKYECECARGWTGPRCEYEDSCLSSPCANGGRCSSPSGSSYMCFCPPGYKGPRCLNDTNECEDTPFLCQNEGVCVNTPGSYKCICATGFTGQHCESSYIPCSPSPCLNGGTCHQSSETSYSCHCLPGFNGTNCENNIDDCPDHQCANGGTCMDGVNTYNCQCPPEWTGQHCTEDVDECRLQPNTCQNGGTCSNLFGTYVCVCVNGWSGPDCSENIDDCATAACSPGSTCIDRVASFICLCPHGKTGLLCHRDDACISNPCREGAQCDTNPISGMFNCNCPPGYVGNTCNTDRDECSIGTNPCEHGGQCVNTDGSFTCNCVRGYAGPRCEQDVNECASNPCQNDGTCLDRIGDYTCICMPGFEGTHCEIEVNECISSPCLNQGNCLDQVSRFVCECPAGFSGETCQIDIDECSSTPCLNGAKCIDRPNGYDCECAEGFTGLLCEENINDCVPAPCHHGVCKDGIATFSCECNPGYTGSICNIQVQECHSNPCQNRGRCIDLVNAYQCNCPPGTLGVNCEINEDDCVSNPCKYGVCKDGINEYECKCNPGYTGDKCDVEINECSSNPCMSGGICEDKVNGFHCRCPPNTHGPLCLSGTDHCATQPCVHGECIEQQHGYRCECEAGWIGQHCEQEKDECQPSPCQNGGTCVDQHNGYTCQCQLGFRGVNCEKNIDECASGPCLNQGICVDGVNGYTCQCSPPFTGKHCEEEQVPCASHPCERGGVCRPTADYTSFTCRCPAGWQGTRCNEDVNECKKNPCKNGGHCMNNQGSYMCKCQPGYSGHNCQTDIDDCSPNPCLNGGTCVDDVGSFSCDCRPGFEGERCETEVDECASQPCRNGAICRDYVNSFVCMCRPGYNGILCEHNILECTESSCLNNGTCIDDINSFSCRCRPGFYGTFCEEEQNECESQPCKNGGTCTDGLDTYRCTCPVGYNGQNCQNYVNLCSQVRCHNGGSCSQTTTSWTCHCLVGWTGLYCDVPNMSCQDYAARKGLEVENVCKNAGRCVNVGNSHQCQCQPGYMGSYCEEMVDECQSNPCRNGATCKDYQGTYECLCKPGFQGVNCEYDVDECHSKPCLHGGTCINLINRFTCSCPPGTHGLQCEVNDDDCAPKPGSWEPRCLNGGQCVDGVGRYTCSCPAGFVGEHCEGDLNECLSGPCHAPGSLDCIQLVNDYQCRCRLGYTGRHCESMVDLCLSKPCHNSGVCSMNMSSVHGYTCSCLPRATP